In Aphelocoma coerulescens isolate FSJ_1873_10779 chromosome 13, UR_Acoe_1.0, whole genome shotgun sequence, the following are encoded in one genomic region:
- the MFAP3 gene encoding microfibril-associated glycoprotein 3 — MKLSYCLLILTVSADLSAGFTVENVAFNRTVAFGSFNASLHAVFQALISSPAHHDIIAKEGTSILIECKLNISQYEHILWYNSRGHLLEQKDEGDRWRIADNSLNITKVSFADRGRYTCAGINHNETLYYTVTLRVIFTSGDMSIYYMIVCLVAFAITLILNITRLCMMSSHLRKTEKAINEFFRTEGAEKLQKAFEIAKRIPIITSAKTLELAKVTQFKTMEFARYIEELARSIPLPPLILNCRAFMEEIFEAVRVDDPDEVGKEDKQPPGCGAQAALFPRNPEMKRSDSPAGDSDDGSMSEQGQEIAVQVSIHPQSQGQSIDTVSHDSCHSVPAEEGTC; from the exons ATGAAGCTCAGCTATTGCCTGTTAATTTTGACTGTTAGTGCTGATCTTTCAGCTGGATTCACAGTGGAAAATGTAGCTTTTAACAGGACAGTTGCTTTTGGGTCTTTCAATGCATCACTTCATGCAGTGTTTCAAGCTTTAATAAGTTCTCCAGCACACCATGATATCATAGCCAAAGAGGGGACTAGTATTTTAATTGAATGTAAACTGAACATCAGCCAGTATGAACATATCCTTTGGTATAACTCCAGAGGACACCTGCTTGAACAGAAAGATGAAG GTGACCGGTGGAGAATTGCTGATAATTCCCTCAACATCACAAAGGTCAGCTTTGCTGACCGGGGCCGGTACACGTGTGCAGGCATTAATCATAACGAGACCTTGTACTACACAGTCACCCTGAGGGTTATCTTCACCTCAGGGGACATGAGTATCTACTACATGATTGTGTGCCTCGTTGCCTTTGCCATCACCCTCATTTTGAACATCACCCGCCTGTGCATGATGAGCAGCCACCTCCGCAAAACGGAGAAGGCCATCAATGAGTTCTTCCGCACAGAAGGGGCTGAGAAGCTGCAGAAGGCTTTTGAGATAGCCAAGCGTATCCCTATCATCACATCTGCCAAAACGCTCGAGCTGGCCAAAGTCACTCAGTTTAAGACCATGGAGTTTGCTCGGTACATCGAAGAGCTCGCCAGGAGCATTCCCCTCCCGCCTCTGATCCTTAACTGCAGGGCGTTCATGGAGGAGATCTTCGAGGCCGTGCGAGTGGATGACCCCGATGAGGTGGGAAAGGAGGACAAGCAGCCCCCGGGCTGCGGGGCCCAGGCCGCGCTGTTCCCCAGGAACCCGGAGATGAAGCGCAGCGATTCCCCGGCCGGGGACTCGGACGATGGCTCCATGAGcgagcagggccaggagatCGCCGTGCAGGTGTCCATCCACCCCCAGTCCCAGGGGCAGAGCATCGACACCGTGTCTCACGACAGCTGCCACTCTGTGCCTGCCGAGGAAGGCACCTGCTGA
- the FAM114A2 gene encoding protein FAM114A2: MSEEDSGENLKEQTSYKDENEQKTEELGCSESREGREQETVPVTRKRPEPKPPSQPAATEKPAAETIKVSDPPAVQTGWGYWGSWGKSLLSTASATVATVGQGISNVIEKAETTLGIPSPSEISSESKDATRGSENPAGSNANAADDGSSFPIAGALEVLSTISTAVQSTGKSVISGGLDALEFIGKKTMDVIAEGDPGFKKTKGLINRTSTLSQVLREAKEKEEQQTATEVTMATEKKAHYGLLFDEFQGLSHLEALEMLSRESESKVKAVLNALSGEKLDTLQEEMEQLKEAFSLPEFFEEEEEEKKGDEEFTKEVTELFSELHISSKPEKVITVRTSAHEWIAQFNSSLSKEEKESEENQEVESRDGDQDTKKSVEVIHAFAIRSLAELTACSIEMFHKTAALFLYGQKQEVTATDRAKSLSQLTIVLCKELSAFSKEFTTCLTTAGVKEKADVLNPLITGVFLEASNSASYIQDAFQLLLPVLQISLIEARTELPQ; encoded by the exons ATGTCTGAGGAAGACAGTGGTGAAAATCTGAAAGAACAAACCTCTTACAAAGATGAAAATGAACAGAAGACAGAGGAACTTGGCTGCTctgagagcagggaagggagggaacaAGAGACTGTGCCTGTGACTCGGAAAAGACCTGAACCCAAGCCCCCAAGCCAGCCTGCTGCCACAGAAAAGCCTGCAGCTGAAACCATCAAG GTCTCAGATCCTCCTGCAGTTCAGACAGGGTGGGGCTACTGGGGAAGCTGGGGGAAATCTCTTCTGTCAACTGCGTCTGCTACCGTAGCTACCGTAG GTCAAGGAATTTCAAATGTCatagaaaaagcagaaacaacCCTTGGGATCCCCAGTCCTAGTGAAATCTCATCAGAGTCTAAAGATGCTACAAGAG GAAGTGAGAATCCCGCTGGCAGCAATGCCAATGCAGCGGATGATGGCAGCTCCTTCCCTATTGCTGGGGCTCTTGAAGTTTTATCAACCATCTCTACTGCTGTCCAAAGCACA GGTAAAAGTGTTATTAGTGGAGGTCTGGATGCCTTGGAATTCATCGGGAAAAAGACAATGGATGTAATAGCTGAGGGAGACCCTGGATTCAAAAAAACAAAGGGCCTGATAAACAGAACCTCCACGTTATCTCAG gtcTTACGAGAggcaaaggagaaagaagagcagCAGACAGCTACTGAGGTTACCATGGCTACTGAGAAGAAAGCCCATTATGGGTTACTGTTTGATGAGTTTCAGGGTCTTTCACATCTGGAGGCCTTGGAGATGCTTTCCAGAGAGAGTGAATCAAAG GTGAAAGCAGTTCTGAATGCCCTCTCCGGAGAGAAGTTGGACACACTGCAGGAGGAAATGGAGCAACTCAAAGAAGCATTTTCTTTACCTGAATTCtttgaagaagaagaggaagaaaagaagg GAGACGAGGAGTTCACAAAAGAAGTAACAGAGCTGTTTTCAGAATTGCACATCTCCTCCAAGCCAGAAAAAGTGATCACG GTGAGGACATCTGCTCATGAGTGGATAGCACAATTCAACAGCAGTCtttctaaagaagaaaaagaaagtgaagaaaACCAAGAAGTAGAATCCAGAGATGGTGACCAGGATACTAAGAAATCAGTAGAG GTTATTCATGCATTTGCCATAAGAAGCCTGGCAgaactgacagcctgctccattGAAATGTTTCACAAAACTGCAGCTTTGTTTCTCTATGGTCAGAAACAGGAGGTGACAGCCACAGACAGAGCCAAGTCCCTTTCACA ACTGACGATCGTGCTGTGTAAAGAGCTGTCAGCTTTCTCTAAAGAGTTCACAACGTGCTTAACAACTGCAGGG GTCAAAGAGAAAGCAGATGTGCTTAATCCCTTAATCACTGGAGTGTTTTTGGAG GCTTCAAACAGTGCTTCCTATATCCAAGATGCCTTCCAGCTCTTGCTGCCTGTACTGCAGATCTCTCTTATTGAGGCTAGAACGGAACTACCACAGTAA